The following coding sequences lie in one Apteryx mantelli isolate bAptMan1 chromosome 6, bAptMan1.hap1, whole genome shotgun sequence genomic window:
- the CASP8 gene encoding caspase-8, protein MEFSRCLYIISEALAKDDLAALKFLSLEHIPLRKQEAIQEPKAFFQALQEKGLIDVGNLAFLKELFYRINRMDILANHLDSSREEMERELQIPGRAKVSPFRYLLFQLSENITTEELKCFKFLLGKELPKSKLNTENTMIDVFIEMEKKGILGEDNLKVLKTLCDKVDKSLVKKIEEYELNLCGEEEMLITEGQSGNIGVTEAHARRLASSVAPDSPDSHSESSQLEVYKMTSRPRGVCLILNNHNFARARAEVAELKMRDRNGTDVDAAALKKVFSKLHFKIAEYKDLTAKEIRNVVNIYQGEDHKDKDCFVCCILSHGKKGIIYGVDGQEVPIQELTTSFTGRNCRSLAGKPKVFFVQACQGDARQKGVNIEVDSGEQDSSVETDGRFQLDCIPSEADFLLGMATLQDYVSYRSPSQGTWYIQSLCQHLENSCPRGEDILTILTAVNQEVSRKIDKQNAGKQMPQPSFTLRKKLIFPVN, encoded by the exons ATGGAGTTCTCCAGGTGCCTCTACATTATCAGTGAGGCGCTGGCCAAGGatgacctggcagctctcaagtTCCTCAGCCTGGAGCACATCCCCTTGAGGAAGCAGGAAGCCATTCAGGAGCCCAAGGCCTTCTTCCAAGCGCTGCAGGAGAAAGGCCTGATCGATGTGGGGAATCTGGCCTTCCTGAAGGAGCTGTTCTACCGGATCAATCGCATGGACATCCTAGCTAACCACCTGGACTCCAGCCGAGAGGAGATGGAGAGGGAGCTTCAGATCCCAGGCAGGGCAAAGGTGTCTCCGTTCAG ATACCTGCTCTTTCAGCTCTCTGAAAACATCACCACTGAGGAACTGAAGTGTTTCAAATTTCTTTTGGGAAAAGAACTACCAAAATCCAAGCTGAACACTGAGAAT ACAATGATCGACGTTTTCATTGAGATGGAGAAGAAGGGGATTTTGGGAGAAGACAACCTAAAGGTCCTGAAGACTCTTTGTGATAAAGTTGACAAGAGCCTGGTGAAGAAAATTGAAGAGTATGAATTAAACCTATGtg GTGAGGAAGAGATGCTCATCACAGAGGGACAGAGTGGCAACATAGGAGTCACTGAAG CCCATGCCAGAcggctggcctcatctgtggcaCCTGATTCTCCTGACAGCCATAGTGAATCTTCCCAG CTTGAGGTTTACAAAATGACCAGCCGACCCCGTGGAGTGTGCCTCATCCTGAATAATCACAATTTTGCAAGAGCCAGGGCAGAAGTGGCTGAACTAAAGATGCGTGATCGGAATGGGACAGACGTGGATGCAG CGGCTCTGAAGAAAGTCTTTAGCAAGCTTCACTTTAAAATAGCAGAATATAAAGACCTCACCGCAAAGGAAATTCGTAACGTTGTGAACATCTATCAGGGTGAAGACCACAAGGACAAGGACTGCTTTGTTTGCTGCATTCTCTCTCATGGAAAAAAAGGCATTATATATGGTGTTGATGGGCAGGAAGTACCTATCCAGGAACTGACCACTTCTTTCACTGGGCGGAATTGCCGCTCACTTGCGGGAAAACCAAAAGTCTTCTTTGTTCAGGCCTGCCAAGGTGATGCTCGCCAGAAAGGTGTAAACATTGAAGTAGATTCTGGAGAGCAAGATTCTTCTGTAGAAACAGATGGAAGATTTCAGCTTGACTGCATTCCCTCAGAAGCAGACTTCCTCTTGGGCATGGCTACCCTGCAGGATTATGTTTCCTACAGAAGTCCAAGCCAGGGGACCTGGTATATACAGTCACTGTGCCAACACTTAGAGAACAGCTGTCCTCG AGGAGAAGATATTCTCACCATCCTGACAGCAGTGAATCAAGAGGTGAGCAGAAAGATTGACAAGCAGAATGCAGGGAAGCAGATGCCACAGCCCAGTTTCACACTGAGGAAAAAGCTTATCTTTCCTGTCAACTGA
- the LOC106492412 gene encoding caspase-8-like — protein MSTNIHKLLFGISEALAKDDLAALKFLSLEHIPLRKQEAIQEPKAFFQALQEKGLIDVGNLAFLKELLYRISRMDILAYHLDSSREEMERELQIPGRAKVSTYRQLLYGIAEDLTPEDVNSVKFLLQKKIPKSKLQDNASMLTVLLEMERNGVIKEDDVTMLKDILRGFRADLKKKIDIYEEKTKENVSEEKLCYPTCMSVNPAGEGAEGGTQARLLVELYKMENNPHGYCVILNNYIFKNPYETREGTVKDGEALKRVFKWLQFETVEYMDLEANQMYAKVKEYSKKDHSNMDCFVCVILSHGEKDKIKGIDQEFINIKDLLSCFSGSNCPSLAGKPKLFFIQACQGSVGHPAVTVKEDFSAYLETDAIPLTSIPDQADILVGMATVEDFECYRCIKSGSVYIQCLCDKMELLCPLRKDLITILTEVNKEVGRRVLNGWKQMPKISSTLRKQLIFQIPQSQSTETYKK, from the exons ATGAGTACAAATATCCACAAACTCCTTTTTGGCATTTCTGAGGCACTGGCCAAGGatgacctggcagctctcaagtTCCTCAGCCTGGAGCACATCCCCTTGAGGAAGCAGGAAGCCATTCAGGAGCCCAAGGCCTTCTTCCAAGCGCTGCAGGAGAAAGGCCTGATCGATGTGGGGAATCTGGCCTTCCTGAAGGAGCTGCTCTACCGGATCAGTCGCATGGACATCCTGGCTTACCACCTGGACTCCAGCCGAGAGGAGATGGAGAGGGAGCTTCAGATTCCAGGCAGGGCAAAGGTGTCAACCTACAG ACAACTGCTATATGGAATTGCAGAAGACTTAACTCCAGAAGATGTCAACAGTGTGAAATTCCTGCtccaaaaaaaaataccaaagagCAAGCTCCAGGATAATGCT TCAATGTTGACAGTCTTactggaaatggaaagaaacGGAGTAATTAAAGAAGATGATGTGACAATGCTGAAGGATATATTAAGGGGATTTAGGGCTgacctaaagaaaaaaattgatatctatgaagaaaaaacaaaag AGAATGTTTCTGAGGAAAAACTCTGCTATCCAACATGTATGTCTGTGAATCCAGCAGGAGAAGGAGCAGAGGGGGGAACACAAGCACGCCTG CTTGTGGAATTATATAAGATGGAAAATAACCCCCATGGTTACTGTGTGATTCTTAAcaactacatttttaaaaatccttatgAAACCAGGGAAGGAACAGTGAAAGATGGAG AGGCGCTGAAGAGGGTCTTTAAGTGGCTTCAGTTTGAGACAGTTGAGTACATGGATCTAGAAGCAAACCAAATGTATGCAAAAGTTAAAGAATACAGCAAGAAAGATCATAGCAATATGGACTGTTTTGTTTGCGTCATCCTTTCACATggtgaaaaagacaaaataaaaggcATTGATCAGGagtttataaatattaaagaTTTACTCTCTTGCTTTAGTGGATCTAACTGTCCTTCTCTTGCTGGAAAACCCAAGCTGTTTTTCATCCAGGCTTGCCAAGGGTCTGTAGGTCATCCAGCTGTCACAGTAAAAGAAGACTTTTCTGCCTATCTTGAGACAGATGCTATCCCTCTGACTTCCATACCCGACCAGGCTGATATTCTGGTTGGCATGGCTACTGTGGAAGACTTTGAGTGCTACCGCTGCATAAAGAGTGGCAGTGTTTACATTCAGTGCCTCTGTGACAAGATGGAATTGCTTTGCCCACT CCGCAAGGATCTCATAACCATCCTGACAGAAGTGAACAAGGAAGTGGGAAGAAGAGTACTAAATGGATGGAAGCAGATGCCAAAAATATCATCAACCCTAAGGAAGCAATTGATCTTTCAAATTCCACAATCCCAGTCAACTGAAACTTACAAAAAATAA
- the FLACC1 gene encoding flagellum-associated coiled-coil domain-containing protein 1 yields MEEKWLRRKADWKKSEKTEWERALLQQKQMLTNKFEKELQELSKHLQDRNSTMEKSFQQEKEVFMKQHEEDLEKITELQKCREQLEASLKEKEGKLEAVMTSLWDAQNELQREKTKNLLLERSIKQRIASVEEKHQITAASLHDENVSLRHKLAEKSEEVFSKRVQGRI; encoded by the exons ATGGAAGAGAAGTGGCTTAGAAGAAAGGCAGACTGGAAGAAAAGTGAGAAGACTGAGTGGGAGAGAGCACTGTTACAGCAAA AGCAGATGCTGACAAATAAATTTGAGAAAGAACTTCAGGAATTATCAAAGCATCTTCAAGATAGAAACTCTACAATGGAGAAATCTTTCCAGCAAGAGAAAGAG GTATTTATGAAACAGCATGAAGAAGACTTGGAGAAAATAACAGAGTTGCAGAAGTGCAGAGAG cagctggaggccagtctcaaggagaaagaagggaaacttGAAGCTGTCATGACCAGTCTGTGGGATGCCCAGAATGAGCTTCAAAGAGAG aaaacaaaaaatctacTGCTGGAAAGAAGTATCAAGCAGAGAATTGCATCAGTTGAAGAAAAACACCAGATAACTGCAGCTTCTCTGCATGATGAAAATGTTAGCCTGAG ACACAAACTAGCAGAAAAGAGTGAAGAAGTATTCAGCAAAAGAGTCCAGGGAAGGATTTAG